In Pseudoroseomonas cervicalis, the DNA window AGCCGGCGCAGCGTGTAGTTGCTGCGGCCCTGGGCGCGCGCCAGATGCATCACCTCGATGCTGTCGATGCGCTGCGTGACCTGCAGGATGATGCCGTCGATATAGGGGTAGGGGCCGGAATATTTCGTCACCTCCCGCACCACCAGCGCCGACATGCAGCGGAAGGAGGAGAGGTAGAGCCCCTTCGGCTTGTCCATCAGCTGGTCCGCCACCCAGTTGGCGAAGCGCGAGCCGAGATTGCGCCAGCCCTCATGCTCCTTCTTGGCGTAGCGGGTATAGACCACGTCCCAGCTGCCGAGCCGGGCATGGTCGTAGAGCTTGATGACCTCCTCCGGCGGGTTCTGCAGGTCGTCATCCATGGTGATGACATAGTCGCCGCGCGCATGGCGCAGCCCGCTCATGACCGCGTTGTGCTCGCCGAAATTGCGCGCATGCTCGACGAAGGTCAGCGGCACGCGGGCGGTGGCGGCAAGCTGGCGGCAGACCTCGCCGGAATTGTCCGGGCTGCCGTCATTGACCAGCACGATCTCGATGCCGCCTTCGGGCCGCAGCGCCGACAGCGCCTCGACCAGCAGGCCCACCGTGTCGGCGCCGCGATAGACCGGCACGACGATGGACAGGCCGACACGGCCCGGCGGGCGCGCGGCCTCGGCGGTGGCGGCCTCCGGGGCGGGGCTGAGGGAGGCGAGGGTCATGCGGCGCGGCCTTGCAGGCGGGAGGAGGGGGTGGAAGGGCGGCGCGCCGTCAGCAGCACCGAGCCGCCGGCCGGGTAGCGCAGGCCGAGGCGGCTGAGCGCGGCCTCGGCCCCGGTCGCCGCGTAGAGCGTCGCATCCAGCCATGGCGGGAATGGGGCGACGTCGCTGGAATGATCCTCGCCGCGCGCCAGCACCTTGCGCTGCAGCACCATCAGCGGCAGCAGCAGCGCGTTCCAGTAGCGCGCCTCCACCGCCTCGAAGCCGGCCTGCCGCAGCAGGTCCGCGGCCTCGGGCGCGCTGTAGCGGCGCGCATTGTGCACCCGCCGGTCATGCGCCGAGGCCAGCCAGGAAAAGGCCGGCAGGTTCAGCACCAGCAGCCCGCCGGGGGCCAGCACGCGGCGCATCTCGGCGAGCGCCGCCGCCTGGTCCACCGCGGCGTGGCACAGCACATCCATGCTGGCGAGTGCCGCGAAGCTGGCCTCGGCGAAGGGCAGGCGGGCGGCGTCGCCGGCGGCGATGGCGGCGCCGGATTTGGCGGCGGCGCGGGCGGCGGCGGCGGGGTTGTATTCCAGCCCGGCCAGGGCCTGGCCCGGGAAGGCGGCGGCCAGGTGGCGCAGCAGCCCGCCGGTGCCGCAGCCGACATCCAGCCAGGGGCCGGGGGGCGGGGCGCCGTCGCGCAGCGCCGCCTCGGCGCGGGCGCGCAGGGCGCGGTACCACCACATCCCGTCCTCGGCCCGGTCCATGAGGTCGTATTCGATCGCGTCCACGTGATCCTTGTGGCAGCGCCCGCGTCCTGCCGCAATGGGTTGCGAGGGAAGCGCCACCGCCGCCTTTCCCGGCCAGGATACCCCGCCGCATGCCCCTGCCTTCCGACAGAGACACCCCCCGCCGCGCCGGGCCCTGGCTGCTGCGCCTGGCCGCGCTGCTGCCGGCGCTGGGCTTCCTGGCGGTGGTGCTGGCGCCGCCGCTGAACCCGGATGTCGCGGCGGTGCTGGATTTCGCCAGCCGCATGCGGGCGGGGGAGGTGCTCTATGTCGACCTGATCGACATCAACCCGCCGCTGATCTTCCTGCTGAACTGGCCGGCGGCCTGGCTGGCCTCGGTGACGCCGCTCGACCCGCCCCAGGCGCTGGTGCTGACGCTGCTGCTGCTCTGCGCGCTGTGCTGGTGGCTCTGCCACGCCCTGCGCGACCGCGAGGCCGGCCCGGCCGAGCGGGCGGTGATGGCGGCCATGCTGCCGCTGCTGCCGCTTTCCGCCGGCCAGGATTTCGGCCAGCGCGAGCAGATCATGGCGCTGCTGGCGCTGCCCTATCTGCTGCTGGCGGAGCGCCGCATCCTGGGCCGCGCCACGCCGGCCGCGCTGGTGGCGGCGGTGACCCTGCTGGCCGGCATCGGCTTCGCGCTGAAGCCGCATTTCCTGGCCATCCCGGCGCTGGTCGAGGCGGTGGTGCTGCTCGCGCGGATCCGCCGCCAGGGCTGGGCCCGGCCATTGCTCGACCCCGTGCCCTGGGGCATGGCGGCGCTCTGGCTGGCCTATCTGGCGCTGATCCACTTCGTCTTCCCGGCCTACTTCGAAAACATCGTGCCGCTGGTGCGGGACTGGTATCTCGACCTCGGCGGCGCGCCCTGGTGGGCGGTGCTGCTGACCGCGCCTACCGGCAGCGCCGCGGTGCTGGCCCTCGGCCTGGCGCCGCTGGCGGCGCGGGCGCCGACCGGCTGGCTGCCGCGCCTGGCCGCCGCCGCGGCGCTGGGGGCGCTGGCCGCCGCCCTGGTGCAGCACAAGGGCTGGAGCTACCACCTGGTGCCGGTCTGGATCTTCGGCGGGCTGGCCGGCGCGGCCATGCTGGCGCGCGGGCTGGACGGCACCCTGCCGCAGGCGACCTTGCGCCGCGCCGCGCCGCTGCTGGCCATCGGTGTCGCCTTCGGCTTCACCCTGTTCACCCTGCGCGGCGGCGAGGCGCCCTGGGTCGCGCTGCGCTACGCCACCAGCCCGGGCGGGTTGCTGGCCGACTGGCTGGAGCGCGAGGCGCCGGGCCAGCGCCTGCTGGTGCTCTCCCCCGACATCCCGACCGTCTTCCCCGCCGTCACCTATGCCGAGTCGCGCTGGATCTCGCCCTTCATGAGCACCTGGCTGCTGCAGGCCGTGTACCGGGACTGCCCGGCCGGCGGCGCACGCTATCGCGATCCGGCGCAGATGGGCGCGGCGGAGGCGCTGGTCTGGCGCAGCCTGACCGAGCGTTTCCTGCGGCTGCGGCCCTCGGCCGTGGTCGTGTCCCGCAACACCGGCATCGCCGACTGCAACGGGCAGCGTTTCGACTTCATCGAATATTTCCGCCGCAACCCGCTATTCGCGCGCGCCTGGGAGCAGTATCGGCTGAAGGGGGAGATCGCCGGCTACATGCTGTATGAGCGGGAGGAATGACCGGAATGGCGTATGAGGAGTATCTCGGGCGCAGCGAGACGCGCGAGGACCGGATGGATCCGCGCCTGGCCGAGGGCATGGCCGCGACGATCTCCCGCCCGCTCGGGGAGGGCGCGCTGCCGCCGCTCTGGCACTGGCTGCTGTTCCAGGACTGGAAGCCGGCGGATGGGCTCGGCCCCGATGGCCATCCGAAGCGCGGCGGCTTCCTGCCGCCGGTGCACCATCTGGAGCGGCGCATGTGGGCCGGCGGCCGCGTCAGTTTCCAGGGCGAGATCCGCATCGGCGACACGCTGCGCCGCAGCTCCACCATTCTGAAGATCACGGAGAAAAAGGGCGGCAGCGGCGAGCTGGTCTTTGTCACCGTAGGGCACAGCCTGGAAGGCCCGCGCGGGCCGGTGCTGGAGGAGGAGCAGGACATCGTCTATCGCGGCACCGGCGGCGCCGCGCTGCGCGACGCCCCCGCCGCCCCGCCCTGGCCGGCGGCGAGCCGCGCCGAGCTGCTGCCGGATGCGGTGATGCTGTTCCGCTACTCGGCCCTGACCGGCAATGGCCACCGCATCCATTACGACCACCCCTATGTCACCGGGGTGGAGGGCTATCCGGGCCTGGTCGTGCACGGGCCGCTGCAGGCCACCTGGTTGGCGCAGCACGCGCTCGACATCGCCGGGCCCGGCGCCCGGCTGGCGCGTTTCTCCTACCGCGGCCAGCGCGCCGCCATCGCCGGCCAGAGGCTCACCTTGCTGGGCGAGCGCGCGGGCGGCCAGGTGAAGCTCGAGACCCGCGACGCCACCGGCGCCACCTGTCAGGTCGCCGAGGCCGATCTTGTCTGAGCTGCCCGCCGCCCGGCCCCTGGCGGCGGAGCAGGAGGGCGAGGCCGAGCCCACCCGACAACAGCCCGCCGGGGCCGCTTTGCGGCCCCGGCCCGACGAGGCACTGGCCGCTTTGCGGCCCCGGCCGGACGAGGCATTGGCCGCTTTGCGGCCCCGGCCGGACGAGGCATTGGCCGCAGCGCGGCCCCGGCTGGATGATGCGGTGCGCGGCATCGGGCTGATCGCCCTGGGCTATGCGGTGATCGCCTGTGCCGATGCCGCGGTGAAATGGGCGCTGCCCGAGGTCGGCGCCGCCGCCGCCATGATCTGGCGCGGCATCTTCGGCGCGCTGGCCATCGCGCTGCTGGCGCGCGGCGCCTCGCTGCGGCCGGTGAATGGAAGGCTGATCGCCTGGCGCAGCCTGCTGCACTGCGTCGTCACCATCGCCTATTACATCGCCTGGGCGCGCGCCATGCCGCTGGCGGACAGCTATGCCGTGGCCTCCGCCGCCCCCCTGCTGATGACGCTGCTGGCCATCCCGCTGCTGGGCGAGCGCGTGGGCTGGCGGCGCTGGACCAGCACGGCGGTGGGCTTCGGCGGCGTGCTGGTGATGCTGCAGCCCGGCGGTGCGCTGTGGCGCTGGGAGGCGGGCATGATGCTGGCCGCCGTGGCACTGATGGCGCTGACCCGCATCTGGACCCGGCTGCTGTCGCGCAGCGACACGCCCGCCACCATCGCCTTCTGGCTGCTGGCCGCGCATGTGCCGGTGGGGCTGCTGCTGCTGCCGGCCTTCCCGCCGCCCGCCTGGATCCCCGGCCCCGGCACCGCCCTGGCGCTGATCGGCTTCGGCCTGGCCAATGGCGTGGCGCATTTCCTCTTTGCCCGCGCCTTCGCCCTCGCCCCCGTCTCGGTGCTGGCGCCCTTCGAATACACCACCCTGGTCTGGGGGCTGGTGCTGGGCCTGCTGATCTGGGGCGACCTGCCGGCGCTGGCGACGCTGGCCGGCGCGGCCATCGTCATCGCCGCCGGGCTCTACAACCTCTATCGCGAGCGGCTGCGGGCGCGCGCCGCGCGCTTCGGGAAGGCCGCGCCATGACGCTGCGCCACGACCTGAAGCGCGGCGCGCTGCTGATGCTGCTGGCGACGGCCCTGTTCGCGCTGATGAGCGCGCTGGTGAAGGGCCTTGGCACCCGCATCCCGTTTCCGGAGCTGATGTTCTTCCGCAACGCCTTCGCCCTGCCGGTGGTGGTGGCGATCGCGCTGCGCCGGCATGTGACGCTGGCGACCCGCCGTTTCCCCGGCCATGTGGCGCGGGCGATGACGGGGCTGGCCGCCATGAGCTGCTCCTTCTTCGCGCTCACCGTGCTGCCGCTGGCCGAGCAGACGGCGCTGACCTACTCCACCCCGCTCTTCGTCATCATCCTCTCCATCCCTTTCCTCGGCGAGCGGCCGGGGCCGCATCGCTGGGGCGCGGTGCTGGTGGGCTTCCTGGGCATCCTGGTGATCGCCATCGGGCAGGGCGCCTTCGGCGGCGGCCATCGCGGCCCGCCGGGGGTGGCGGAATGGCTGGTCTGGGCCGGCTTCGCGGCGGCGGCGGTGCATGGGCTGTTCTCCGGCATGACCACCATGCTGGTGCGCCAGCTTTCCGACACCGAGGCCAGCTCGACCATCGTGCTGTGGCAGTCGCTGCTGATGACCGGCTTCAGCCTGCTGGTGCTGCCCTTCGTCTGGGTGACGCCGACGCTGGCCGAGCTGCCGCTGCTGCTGGCGATCGGGCTGCTGGGCGGGCTGGCCCAGGTGGCGCTGACCGAGGCCTATGCCAGCGCCCAGGTTTCCTCCCTCGGGCCCTATTCCTACACCGCGCTGATCTGGGCGATCCTGATCGGCTGGATCGCCTGGGGGGAGACGCCGACACTCTCCATGCTGGCCGGGGCCGGGCTGATCGTGGCGGCGGGGCTGTATATTCTGCATCGGGAGATGCGGCGGCGGGGCTAGGGGCACGGCCGCTGCGCAGCGGCCGTGCCCCCGGGCGGCTCAGCCCGCGCTGGGCACCACCGGCGTGTTGAGCAGCTGCTGCTCCCACAGATAGGCGATGCCGCTGCCGCCGGCATGCTGCTTCATCGTCTCGATCAGGCCGGCGACATGCTCGGTCCGGGCCCAGTCGCGCTGCCATTCGGCGGCGACGGCCAGCCAGGTCATCATGTTCACCCCGGCCGCGATCATGCGCTGGATGGCAACCTGATGCGCCTCGACCGAGACGCCGCCGCAGGCGTCGGTGACCACCGTCACGTCCCAGCCCTCGCCGGCCGCCTGGATCGCCGGCATGGCGACGCAGACCTCGGTCCAGAGCCCGGCGATGATCAGCTGCTTGCGGCCGGTGGCCTTGACGGCGTCCACCGTCGGCTTGTCCTCCCAGGTGTTGATGAGGGTGCGGTCGATCACCGGCTGGCCCGGGAAGACGTCCGTGATCTGCGGGAAGATCAGGCCGCCCTGGCGGGCGAGAACGCTGGTCAGGATGGTCGGCACCGCGAAGGCCTTGGCCGCCTTGGCCAGGGCGGTGGAGTTGTTGACGACCATCTGCGGGTCGTGGCTGTTCAGGTTCGCCAGCTGGAAGGGCTGGTGGTCGATCAGGACAAGAACCGAATCCTCGGGACGAAGCAGGGAAGCGAGGCCGTTCCGGAAGGTCATGAGATCATCCTCTGCCGCTGTCGGGCTTGAAGCGTTGCAAGGCTGAGCGCCATGGCGGCGCTGCCCGCGGCCGAGAGTGAAGAGCGGTTTGGCAGCGCAATAGTCCTGCCGCCTGTTAGGCTGTGTCGCAGATCGGGGAACGCCCGCTTGGATATCCAGGATCTCAGAACCTTTGTTGAGGTGGCCGATGCCGGAGGCGTGTCGACCGCCGCGCGCCGGCTCGGCGTGTCGAAATCGATCGTCAGCCGCAGCCTCGGGCGGCTCGAGGCGGAGCTTGGCGTGCAGCTGCTCGTCCGCACCACCCGCGGCGCCGCCCTGACGGAGGCCGGAAGCACCTTTCGCGACCATGCGGCCAAGGCCTGTGCCGAGATCGACCTGGCGCGGGAGACGATCCTGCCCGCCGGGCAGCTCTGCGGCCGGCTGAGGATCGCCGTCCCGCTGACCTTCGGGCCGACGCATCTCGCCCCCGTGTTGGCCGACATGGCGCGGCGGCATCCGCAGCTTCACATCCACGCCGTCTACACCGACCGCTTCGTCGACCTGATTGCCGAAGGCTTCGATTGCGCGATCCGGATCGGCTATCTCCCCGACTCCAATCTGGTGGCGCGGCATGTCGGGCCGATCATCGGCCGGCTCGTCGCCAGCCCCGACTACATCCGGGCGCATGGCGCCCCGGAGAAGCCGGAGGACCTCACCGCGCATCAGGCGCTGCTGCAGGGCACCGAAGCCTGGCGCTTCATGGATGGCGAGACGGTCATCACCATCCGCCCGCAGGGGCGCTTCAAGGCGGACAATGGCACTGCCCTGGCCGCCGCTGCCCTGGCGGGTCTCGGCATCGCCCTGATCCCCGAGGGCATTGTCGGCGAGCATCTGGCGTCCGGTGCGCTGGTCGAGGTGATGACGCGGTATCTGCCGCCACCCGCCGGGGTCTATGTCATCCGCCCGCCCGGCCGCCCCTCCCGCAAGATACGCGTCCTGACCGATCTGCTGCTGAAGTGCTTCGGCGAGGCTGCCAATCCCGGCGAGGCGGAGGCCGGGCGGGCGAAGACCGGCGCGGCCTGACGCCTGCCCCGCCGGTGGGGCGGGGCCAGGGGAGGCCTGCGCCCGGCATGCGCGCCGCGGCCGCTCATCCCCGGCGGCCGAGGCGCGCCGGGCCTGCATGGGGAAGGCAGAACGCAACCCCTCCCGGCAGTCGTATCCCGTCAGGCCTGCTCGACCTCCCTGGCGCGGTCATAGGCCGTGCTGGCGCTGTGGATCGCCTCGCCATGCGCCAGCGCCCAGCCGCACAGCGCCTCGAAGGGTTGGCGCAGCGAATGCCCCAGCGGCGTGATGGCGTATTCCACCCCGATCGGCACCGTCGGCAGCACGGTGCGTGTCACCAGCCCGTTCCGCTCCAGGCGCTTCAGCGCATCCGCCAGGGCCTTGTGGGTGATGCCATCCAGGCGCCGCTTGATCTCGTTGAAGCGCGCGGGCTTCGGGCAGATCACCGTCAGGATCAGGATGGTCCATTTGTCCGCGATCTTGTCGAGCACCGGGCGCACCCGCGCCATGTTGGCCAGCGCGCAGGCGGAGAGGGCTTCAAGGTCGGTATCGTCGGCCATATCTAGGCTATCCAAGGTGCGTTCTTGCTACCAGATACACCGCGTATATCTAGACCGCCATCCTTGCAGAACAGGAGATCGAGGATGGCGCGGATGTCGGACAGGATTGCCCTGGTGGTGGGCGGCGCGAGCGGCATTGGCCTGGCCACCGCCGAGCGGCTGGCGGCCGAAGGTGCGACGGTCTTTCTCACCGGCCGGCGTGCCGAAGCGGTGGAGAAGGCCGCCGCCGCCATCGGCCGCGGCGCCCGCGGCCTGGTCGCGGATGCCAGCCTGCCGCAGGATGTGGCGGCGGCCGTCGCCACGGTGCGCGATCGGCATGGCCGCATCGACGCGCTGGTGCTCAATGCCGGCATCTCCGAGCCGGCGCTGCTGGCCGAGGAGACGCCGGAGCATGTCGACTGGCATTTCCTGGTCAATGTGCGCGGCCCGGTTCTCGCCTTCCAGGCGGCGCTCGGCGCCATGGAGAAGGGTGGCTCGGTCGTGCTGATCGGCTCGATCGCCGACATGGCGGGCATTGCCCATTACGGCACCTATGCCGCCACCAAGGCGGCGCTGCGCTCCTATGCGCGCAGCTGGACCGCGGAGCTGGCGCCGCGCGGCATCCGCGTGAATGTCGTCAGCCCCGGCCCCACGGACACGGCGATGATGGCGGCCACCACGGAGGCGGTGCGCGCGGCGCTGGTCGGGCAGATCCCGCTCGGCCGCATGGCGCGGCCGGAGGAAGTCGCGTCCGCCGCGCTGTTCCTCCTCAGCAACGAGGCGAGCTACATCGCGGGCGCCGAGCTCTGCGTCGATGGCGGGATGCGGCAGGTCTGACCCGCTGCGAGGCTGCGGGGGAGGACCCTCCCGCAGCCGCCCGGGCGCGGGGCCGCCGGATGCCGCCCATCCGCGCCCCCGATAGACAAGCCCTGCCATCCTCCCCACTCTGTCCGGCCTGAAAAGATGGGACGGACCGCCATGCCCCAGCGCCCGCCGCGACGCCGCCCTGCCGGGGCGCTGCTCCTGGCCGCCCTGCTCGCCGCCTGCGCCACCGGCCCCGGGCTGAGCCAGGCGGAGGCTCCCGCTGGCCCCGGCGATGGCGGCACCGCCGAATTCTACCGCTACACCGACACCCTGCCCGAACCGGGAAAGATGCTCCGCCAGGAGGCGCTGCCGCCCGAGAAGGGCATCGCCGAGGCCGGGCTGCAGCAGCGCATCCTCTACAGTTCGCGCAGCGGCGTGGATGGGCGGCCCATCGCCATCTCCGGGCAGCTTTTTCTTCCGGCCGGCGATCCGCCGCGCGGCGGCTGGCCGCTGCTGGCCTGGGCGCATGGCACGGTGGGGGTGGCGGATGTCTGCGCCCCCTCCTGGACCGGCGCCAATCCGCGCTATGAGCGCTATCTCGGCGCCTGGCTGGCCGCCGGCTATGCCGTGGTGGCCAGCGATTATGAGGGCCTCGGCACGCCGGGGCCCCACCCCTATCTGGACAAGCGGGCTGAGGCCCAGGGCGTGCTGGATGGCGCCCGCGCCGCGCTGGCGGCCGGCCTGCCGCTGAATGGCCGCGTGGTGATCGCCGGCCAGTCGCAGGGCGGCGGCGCGGCGCTGGCGGCTGGCGGCCTGGCGCCGAGCTACGCGCCCGATCTCCAGGTGGCGGCGGTCATCGCCACCGGCGCGCCCTATCTGCGCCCGGGCGCGCTGCAGGCCACCGGCGTGCCGGCCGACCGGCCCGATCCCGGCCTGGCCTATGCCTTCTACCTGGCCCTGACGGCGCGGCTGCACGACCCGTCGCTGACGCCGGATCGCTTCTTCACCCCGGCTGCCCTGCCGCTCGCCGAGGCCGCGGCCGAGCTCTGTGTCGGCCCGCTCGCCGGGCGTGTGGTCGCTGCGGGGCTGACGCGCCAGGCCGCGCTGCGCCCGGGGGCGGAGGCGCTGGTGGAGCGCGCCGTGCTGCCCCGCCTGGCCTATCCGTCGCGGCAGCTGCGCATGCCGGTCTTCCTCGGCATCGGCGCGGCCGATCGCGACGTCGCCGCCAGCGGCCAGCTGGCCCTGCTGCGCGATCTCTGCGCGGCGGGCACGCTGGCCGAGGGGCGGCTCTATGCCGGGCTCGACCATGGCAGCGCCTGGCTCGCCTCGCAGCGCGACGCGCTGGACTTCGCCGCGCGCGCCCTGCGCGGCGCGCCGCTGGCGCCGGATTGCGACCCGCCGCCGCGCCCCGCCGCGCGCGGAGGCGCGCTGTGAGCGGCCCCGCCTTCCTGCGCGAGGATCCCTGGCCGAGCGGCGTGGTGCAGGAGCTGGGGCGTTTCGGCGGCGTGCGGCTGCGCCGGCTGCGCTGCGCCAATCCGGGGCCGTTCACCTTCCTCGGCACCAACAGCTACATCATCGGCGAGGGCGAGGTCGCGCTGCTCGACCCTGGGCCCGAGGATGCAGCGCACCACGCCGCGCTGCTCGCCGCCATCGGCGGAGAGCAATTGACAAAGATCCTTGTCAGCCACACGCATCGCGACCATTCGCCGGGGGCGGCTGCGCTCGCCGCGGCGACCGGCGCGCGCAGCTACGGCTTCGGCCCGCACCAGACCCCGCCCGAGGCCGGCGGGGAGGGGGGCGACCATGAATTCCGCCCCGATGTCACGCTGGCCGATGGCGCGGTGGTGGACGGCGCGGGCTGGCGCCTCATGGCGCTGCACACGCCCGGCCATTGCGCCAATCATCTCTGCTTCGCGTTGCGCGACAGCGGCGTGCTGTTCTCCGCCGATCATGTGATGAGCTGGTCGACCAGCGTGGTCAGCCCGCCGGATGGCGACATGGCCGCCTATATGGCGGGGCTGGAACGGCTGGCGGCGCGCGACGAGGCGCTGTTCCTGCCCGGCCATGGCGCCCCGCTCGAACAGCCGCAGGATTTCACCCGCGCCCTGCTGGCGCATCGGCTGGAGCGCGAGGCGAAGGTGCTGGCCGCCTTGCGCGCCGCCGGACCGGCGAGCGCCGAGGCGCTGGTGCCCGCGGTCTATGGCGCGCTGGATGCGCGGCTGGTGCCGGCGGCGGGGCGCAGCCTGCTGGCGCATCTGCTGAAGCTGGAAGACGAAGGCCAGGTGACGCGCGAGGGCGGGCGCTGGATCGGCTGAGCATCGCTTGACGGGACCCCGCGCCGGATCGTGAGCACCGCTATCACCTCCGTGATCGGGGTGCGTGTGGACATCAAGCGGCAACCTCGCCATCCCTCTGCCGTTCAGCCAGCGGTCAAAGGGAGCGCGACAGATGATCCGGCATTCCGCCTTTGCGGCCGTCCTGGCGCTGGCCGGCTTTGGTGCGTCGCAACAGGCCGCGGCGCAGCGCCTGCCCGACCCGTCCTTCGACCTGGTCAACAACACGCCGCGCATCGTCGAGCAGCTCTACGCCAACCCGGTCGAGATCCGCGACTGGGGGCATGACCGGCTGGGCACCATCGCCATTCCGCCCGGCGTCGTGCATCGCGTGCGGCTGGATCCGCGCGGCGGCTGCCTGCAGGATGTGCGCGTGGTGTTCCGCGATGGCGGCGTGCAGGATTATCGCGGCTTCGATGGCTGCGCCGAGCGCCGCCTGGTGCTCGACCCCGCCGGGCCGCCGCCCGGTGTCACCCCGCCCGGCTACGCGGCCCCCGGCTATGGGGCGCCCGGCTATGGCGGGCCTGGCTATGGCGCGCCGCCGCAGGGCTATGCGGGCGGCCCGGCCTATGGCGCCGCGCCCGGCTACGCGCCGCAGCAGCGCCGCCCGGCCACGCTGCGCATCGACAATCGCGGCCGTCGCCCGATCGAATTCGTCTTTGTCTCGCCCTCGGGGCGCCCCGATTGGGGCGAGGACCGGCTGCTCGGCCGGACCCTGCGGGCGGGCGGCAGTGTCGCCCTGCCGTTGCCCCCTGGCGACTGCATCTATGACGTGAAGATCGTCTATGCCGATGGCGCCCCGCAGGAGCAGCGTGGCGTCGATCTCTGCGCACGCCCGGCGCTGCGCTTCCCCTGAGGAAACCCCCGATGCGGATGACCACCAAACTCGCCCTGCCCACCCTGGCCGCGCTGCTGCTGGCGCTGCCGGCGATGGCGCAGGGCAACGCCCCCGCGGCCGACCAGGATGGCTCCTTCAACCTGACCAACCGCAGCGGCCGCGCCATCGAGCGCTTCTACGCCTCGCCGGTGCAGTCGCGCGCCTGGGGCGAGAACCGGCTGGCCAGCCCGCTGGAGCAGGGCGCCGAGCGCGCCGTGCGCATGCCGGCGCGCGGCGGCTGCCGCACCGATATGCGCATCGTCTTCGCCGACGGCCTCACCGAGGAGAA includes these proteins:
- a CDS encoding MBL fold metallo-hydrolase gives rise to the protein MSGPAFLREDPWPSGVVQELGRFGGVRLRRLRCANPGPFTFLGTNSYIIGEGEVALLDPGPEDAAHHAALLAAIGGEQLTKILVSHTHRDHSPGAAALAAATGARSYGFGPHQTPPEAGGEGGDHEFRPDVTLADGAVVDGAGWRLMALHTPGHCANHLCFALRDSGVLFSADHVMSWSTSVVSPPDGDMAAYMAGLERLAARDEALFLPGHGAPLEQPQDFTRALLAHRLEREAKVLAALRAAGPASAEALVPAVYGALDARLVPAAGRSLLAHLLKLEDEGQVTREGGRWIG